One genomic region from Podarcis raffonei isolate rPodRaf1 chromosome 16, rPodRaf1.pri, whole genome shotgun sequence encodes:
- the LOC128404045 gene encoding shematrin-like protein 2, with the protein MSFFSQSSCSIPCSRPSHSIGQCGIGGSIGGGIGGGIGGGFGGGVGGGISGGIVSYGGGGAMSSSSLGVVPGVPQSCVSQIPPSEVTVQPAPIVLTIPGPILSSSCQPLAVSGYSPCASGYGYGGGYGGGYGYGGSGGYGYGSSRYGMGGSVGGYLGKSCYGSKRRQSICGYPC; encoded by the coding sequence ATGTCTTTCTTCTCTCAGTCATCGTGCTCCATCCCATGTAGCAGGCCTTCCCATAGTATTGGACAATGTGGCATCGGCGGTAGCATCGGCGGTGGCATCGGCGGTGGCATCGGCGGTGGCTTCGGCGGTGGCGTTGGTGGTGGAATCAGCGGTGGCATCGTCAGCTATGGCGGCGGTGGCGCTATGTCATCCAGCAGCCTTGGTGTCGTCCCCGGTGTCCCCCAGTCCTGTGTGAGCCAGATCCCACCATCCGAAGTGACGGTCCAACCAGCTCCAATTGTGTTGACCATCCCAGGACCCATCCTGTCCTCCAGCTGCCAGCCGTTGGCCGTCTCTGGCTATTCCCCATGTGCTAGTGGCTATGGGTATGGCGGTGGCTATGGCGGCGGATATGGGTATGGTGGTTCCGGAGGCTACGGCTACGGTTCTTCCCGCTACGGAATGGGGGGCTCTGTAGGTGGGTACCTGGGCAAATCTTGCTATGGGTCAAAGCGCAGGCAAAGCATCTGCGGGTATCCCTGCTAA